The window CAGTTAAAcatgtttttgcggttttggtgggCCAAAAAACCATTTTACGTTATTGGTTGAAGAGATTATTTTTGccaaacaattcaattttgCTGTTTGGGTGGAAAAAATCGATTTTActgttttggtggaaaaataaattttgtgatAATCTTCAAATTTAGTATAAAATTGTGTAAagcaaaatatattacatgGCTAGGATAGCCATCTAATCCCAATAGCTAATTATGTTAACCCTTTTTGTCATGTTTTAAGGTTAAGATTTTGATAAATGGTTAGGGTAACCCTATTAGGTTGAGCTCATTTTAACATCTttagggggcgactggttttcccgctaccacccgcaaacacagcttttgcggttggtagcggttgttggcggtttgcaacaatcactcaaatcgctctaaaccgcttcaaaccgctctgaatctcataaattcaaaagctggctccagctagcgtttgcggttgcggacggttgcgggaggataaaaaaaatttcttttttttaaaacaatatatatacaaaagtaaaaatatttaataaaaaatttaaaattgaaattatgaatatattaaaatatatctattatattttaattaatattataaaattttataataaaaacaatttcaataaattttcaaaaattaaaattataactttctaaatataaattttatattaattataattttataatttttgatatttttataattatattaaatgttaatattgttaatttattatttgactgttaccgcatttggtagttaaccagtcataagtcaccggcaaacgcaccaatttttaaccgcagtaccagtcgtacaaatctcttaaaaccgctagaaaccgcaaccgtccgcatccacaaactcccgcaaccgcaacctcaaccgctgcgtttgaaccagtcagacccttagtCTTGGAAGTTAAAAAGACATTAATGTGTGACTAATCGATGATAAAGGTATTATATGTTATGCTttatagagagaaaaaaaaaactgattgtGTGAAATACTACATTGATATTTGATTATTAAACTTCacgatccaacttccaagtaaggTTACACTAAAATTCTTGTTTATACTAAGTGTTCTCAGTTTGCTCCAAATTATCATTTTAAAGTAGtcattgtttgtgtttgttaCATCAACGGACAGTGATGTAATTTCTGATGTGAATCCAAAATTTGCAAGATACTGGAATTTCCAAGATTTTGGGTTTATGAAACTTAACGAGGAGCTAAAGAAGTAATGGATGCTTGATCAATCGAGAAGAGAGAAGACTTGTCCACTGATGAACATGCTTGATCTTTCTTACTTCGGAAGAAAAATCCAGGTGGTCGAGGCACAGCGAGGGAGATCGAGCTAGTAGTAAGCATTTGGACGATTGCTAACATGGTTGGGCGATCCTCAGTATCTTCTTGGACGCATAATAAGGCGATATGGATGCATCTAATTATTTCGTTGCTTTGATAACTCTCTCGAAAGGATGAGTCCACAAGCTCTAGGGGCAATCCATTGTTCCATACCCTCCAAGTCTATTCAACATATTAAGACTTAATTATCTTTGTGATTGTTTAGTAGAGAAGAAAAATTTGCagatttaaagtttttatactCACATATGTAACCAAGTTTCCTAAACTACCATCCATCTCATGGAGGCTGCTGTTCTTCCTCCCGCTTATAATCTCAAGAACTAAGACTCCGAAGCTATAGACATCTGACTTCATTGAGAATTGCCCGTACATCGCATACTCAGGGGACATGTAACCACTGAAACCATACTATATTGAGTTAATAGAGGCATAATAAAGCCTGACATTCAATATATGGCAAGAGAAAAATTTACTAGGTTCCGACTACTCTTCTCGTATTTGCTTCGGTTTGGTCCATTTCGAATATTCTTGCCATACCAAAATCTGCAACTTTGGGGTTCATATCAGCGTCCAAGAGGATATTACCAGCTTTGAGATCCCGATGTATAATTGTGAGTCTTGAATCTTGATGAAGATATAGAATCCCTCTAGCAATTCCTCCTATGATCTTATACCGTCTACTCCAATCCAGCTGGCTCTGCATTCTAGAGTCTACACATCCATAGACAGAATTTAAAAACATTGGCtcgaaaatgaaaaatattgtgGATAATTATAATTGGTTTAAGTTACCAAACAGGAAGTAATCAAGGCTTTTGTTAGGCACAAACTCATAGACAAgtatcttctcttctctctcaaaacAGTATCCGAGAAGCTTGACAAGATTTCTGTGCTGAAGCTTTGCCACAAGAACAACCTCATTCTTGAACTCTTTCTCGCCTTGTCCTGATGTTTTGGAAAGTCTCTTTACAGCCACTCGTAATCCATTAGGAAGTGTCCCCTAAAAAAAGATAGTGAATAAAACAGAGTCGTCACCTCATTTGAATCTCTTATGCACCTAATTAAGAAGCATGGATTGGTAATACCTTGTAGACTTTTCCAAATCCACCTTCACCTAGTTTGTTACATATGGAAAACTTATCTGTGGCCGCTTCAATAACCTTAAAATCAAACTGCAGTGATCCAGCAGTTGTAATGTCATCTCCTTctgtaaaaatatgaaaaaattaaaGGATCCAGCTTCATACAACTTTAAGCAGTACACACATAGTTATTTGAATTGTTACCATCATCTGCAGCTGTAGTATTATCAGTTTTCTTCACTTTCTTTGTTACTTGGTAGCTTGAAACAGCCACAAGAAAAAGAACAAAGACAGAGACCGGCACACAAGTTGCTAAGATTATCACCAGTGAGTTTTTTACTTTTCCTGCCAAAGTGTTATATCAGACATGATGACACATGATTCTCAAATCTTGAATGCAAGGCTTATCCTGAGATTTATGGGGCTATAAAACTTTTTGACtagatattaataattttattttattttacaatttgAAGGCCATAAGATCCATGTACGTTATCTCTTTAAAATTTTGGGTCAAGATGAATGTTTCATTACGCTTTGTCCATCACACATGTCTCAACCCaaattaaatgaaagaaaaagaCACATAGAGCTGTTTACCAGGAGGCGACGGAGTAGCTGTAACCGGAAGCGATGGAGAGGGAGTTGCCACCAAGGATTCATTGTAAAAAGGGTAAATCTCGTACCTTGAGTTACAACTCGGGAAAACAACTCTCCCTCCAACTCTGCTGAAATTAAACTCCATCATGGATTGTTGCAGACAGTTTAAGCAACCTTCAGGTGAAAGATCAGGAATACACTGGACAAATGCATAAAGCGTCTGAGACAAAGTAAATCTCGATTTGTTAACCGCAAATCTCTTTTCCTTGCTATCAGCCGCTTCCATTGAAGACTTGTTCATCAGAGAAAACATTGCATCCTTGAACCGGTCTGGTCGGACACTCTGATTGTTCCAAGTGATTATTGTAGGGGTAGACCATGTTCTTATACCATCCATGAAAATATTCCGGTCTGAGTATCCAAGCATGCACTCATCATACTGAATCAATAATTCTTTCCCTCGTAGACATCGACTCTGAGTGTTACTAGAAGCAAACAAGACGCACTCACGGCAAACGTCTGGCGAGAGATCACCTCTGCAGAGAAATATTCCGAATACTGTACCGTTGTCTTGACCCTTTGCGAGAAAATTAAATCCCTCGGAGAATAAGGAAGCATGGCTGTTTGAAAAAGAGGTCAAAAGACTTTTGAGATTGGATAAGTAAACGTTGTTTGTTGATATCCTGTCGCTGCAACTATGGCCGGCGTAAGTTGGGTCTTGTAGTTGCGCAGAAACTCTCAAGATTGCAATGAAGAAAGTGAGAAGGTAGGTATAGTTTAATGAAGTATAAGCAGACATTATCCAACCTCTCCTCTTTTCctctctgctttttttttttgtttctttgtttgagTGGTGAGTACTAATGAATGAGTATGAAACCAGCCAGCCAGTCAAGAGTCAATGATTTTTGTTTCTGCAAAATAATACAATGTCATGCAAGTCAAGGTCAACTAAACGAGTGACATGTAGTTTGATGAATTGTTCTGTTAGGCGGGAAGACTTTGAGTGAAAAAGACACCACCGTTTTTACTTCCTTACCTAACAAGTAACAACTGAAGAGTTTATAGAGGACAAAAGAGTAATTTCACATTTCTACCCTTCATTGCTTCAGAACCAATAAACACTCTTAATGGAAGGTTGATTTCA of the Brassica rapa cultivar Chiifu-401-42 chromosome A03, CAAS_Brap_v3.01, whole genome shotgun sequence genome contains:
- the LOC103861363 gene encoding cysteine-rich receptor-like protein kinase 5: MSAYTSLNYTYLLTFFIAILRVSAQLQDPTYAGHSCSDRISTNNVYLSNLKSLLTSFSNSHASLFSEGFNFLAKGQDNGTVFGIFLCRGDLSPDVCRECVLFASSNTQSRCLRGKELLIQYDECMLGYSDRNIFMDGIRTWSTPTIITWNNQSVRPDRFKDAMFSLMNKSSMEAADSKEKRFAVNKSRFTLSQTLYAFVQCIPDLSPEGCLNCLQQSMMEFNFSRVGGRVVFPSCNSRYEIYPFYNESLVATPSPSLPVTATPSPPGKVKNSLVIILATCVPVSVFVLFLVAVSSYQVTKKVKKTDNTTAADDEGDDITTAGSLQFDFKVIEAATDKFSICNKLGEGGFGKVYKGTLPNGLRVAVKRLSKTSGQGEKEFKNEVVLVAKLQHRNLVKLLGYCFEREEKILVYEFVPNKSLDYFLFDSRMQSQLDWSRRYKIIGGIARGILYLHQDSRLTIIHRDLKAGNILLDADMNPKVADFGMARIFEMDQTEANTRRVVGTYGYMSPEYAMYGQFSMKSDVYSFGVLVLEIISGRKNSSLHEMDGSLGNLVTYTWRVWNNGLPLELVDSSFRESYQSNEIIRCIHIALLCVQEDTEDRPTMLAIVQMLTTSSISLAVPRPPGFFFRSKKDQACSSVDKSSLFSIDQASITSLAPR